A portion of the Ficedula albicollis isolate OC2 chromosome 4, FicAlb1.5, whole genome shotgun sequence genome contains these proteins:
- the SPRY1 gene encoding protein sprouty homolog 1 isoform X1, with translation MLSSVARERYFPWLAKISDACQVPAECQQQRSLQMEPQSQHGSGGSLVVIQQPSLDSRQRLDYDRDGQPTTILSLDQIKAIRGSNEYTEGPSVVKKSGPRPAPRQEKQERTHEIIPINVNNNYEHRPGHAGHAAQQQNARAPVLSRSTSTGSAASSGSNSSASSEQGLLGRSPPSRPGSGHRPERTVRAQPKQSALVADDLKGPLKEDLTQHKFICEQCGKCKCGECTAPRALPSCLACNRQCLCSAESMVEYGTCMCLVKGIFYHCSNDDEGDSYADNPCSCSQSHCCSRYLCMGAISLFLPCLLCYPPAKGCLKLCRGCYDRVNRPGCRCKNSNTVYCKLESCPSRGQGKPS, from the exons ATGTTGAGCTCAGTAGCAAGGGAGAGGTACTTCCCATGGCTTGCCAA GATTTCAGATGCATGCCAGGTTCCTGCTGaatgccagcagcagagatcACTACAGATGGAGCCCCAAAGTCAGCACGGCAGCGGCGGCTCCCTGGTGGTGATTCAGCAGCCCTCCCTGGACAGCCGGCAGCGCTTGGACTATGACAGGGACGGCCAGCCCACCACCATCTTGTCACTGGACCAGATCAAGGCCATCAGGGGCAGCAACGAATACACCGAGGGGCCGTCGGTGGTGAAGAAGTCGGGTCCGCGGCCGGCGCCGcggcaggagaagcaggagaggaCTCATGAGATTATACCAATTAATGTGAATAATAACTACGAGCACAGGCCCGGCCACGCGGGGCACGCGGCGCAGCAGCAGAACGCCAGGGCTCCCGTGCTGAGCCGCTCCACCAGCACGGGCAGCGCGGCCAGCTCCGGCAGCAACAGCAGCGCCTCCTcggagcaggggctgctggggcgCTCGCCGCCCTCCCGGCCCGGCTCCGGCCACAGGCCCGAGCGGACGGTCCGGGCGCAGCCCAAGCAGTCGGCCCTGGTCGCGGACGATCTGAAGGGGCCTCTGAAAGAGGACTTGACGCAGCACAAGTTCATCTGCGAGCAGTGCGGGAAGTGCAAGTGCGGGGAGTGCACGGCGCCGCgggccctgccctcctgcctggcctGCAACCGGCAGTGCCTGTGCTCGGCCGAGAGCATGGTGGAGTACGGCACCTGCATGTGCCTGGTCAAAGGCATCTTCTACCACTGTTCCAACGACGATGAAGGGGACTCGTACGCGGAtaatccctgctcctgctcccagtcaCACTGCTGTTCTAGGTACCTGTGCATGGGAGCCATCTCCTTGTTCCTGCCTTGCTTGCTCTGCTACCCTCCGGCCAAAGGATGCCTAAAACTCTGCCGGGGCTGCTACGACCGCGTCAATCGCCCGGGGTGCCGGTGCAAGAACTCCAACACGGTCTATTGTAAACTGGAGAGCTGCCCCTCCCGGGGTCAGGGCAAACCCTCATGA
- the SPRY1 gene encoding protein sprouty homolog 1 isoform X2 encodes MEPQSQHGSGGSLVVIQQPSLDSRQRLDYDRDGQPTTILSLDQIKAIRGSNEYTEGPSVVKKSGPRPAPRQEKQERTHEIIPINVNNNYEHRPGHAGHAAQQQNARAPVLSRSTSTGSAASSGSNSSASSEQGLLGRSPPSRPGSGHRPERTVRAQPKQSALVADDLKGPLKEDLTQHKFICEQCGKCKCGECTAPRALPSCLACNRQCLCSAESMVEYGTCMCLVKGIFYHCSNDDEGDSYADNPCSCSQSHCCSRYLCMGAISLFLPCLLCYPPAKGCLKLCRGCYDRVNRPGCRCKNSNTVYCKLESCPSRGQGKPS; translated from the coding sequence ATGGAGCCCCAAAGTCAGCACGGCAGCGGCGGCTCCCTGGTGGTGATTCAGCAGCCCTCCCTGGACAGCCGGCAGCGCTTGGACTATGACAGGGACGGCCAGCCCACCACCATCTTGTCACTGGACCAGATCAAGGCCATCAGGGGCAGCAACGAATACACCGAGGGGCCGTCGGTGGTGAAGAAGTCGGGTCCGCGGCCGGCGCCGcggcaggagaagcaggagaggaCTCATGAGATTATACCAATTAATGTGAATAATAACTACGAGCACAGGCCCGGCCACGCGGGGCACGCGGCGCAGCAGCAGAACGCCAGGGCTCCCGTGCTGAGCCGCTCCACCAGCACGGGCAGCGCGGCCAGCTCCGGCAGCAACAGCAGCGCCTCCTcggagcaggggctgctggggcgCTCGCCGCCCTCCCGGCCCGGCTCCGGCCACAGGCCCGAGCGGACGGTCCGGGCGCAGCCCAAGCAGTCGGCCCTGGTCGCGGACGATCTGAAGGGGCCTCTGAAAGAGGACTTGACGCAGCACAAGTTCATCTGCGAGCAGTGCGGGAAGTGCAAGTGCGGGGAGTGCACGGCGCCGCgggccctgccctcctgcctggcctGCAACCGGCAGTGCCTGTGCTCGGCCGAGAGCATGGTGGAGTACGGCACCTGCATGTGCCTGGTCAAAGGCATCTTCTACCACTGTTCCAACGACGATGAAGGGGACTCGTACGCGGAtaatccctgctcctgctcccagtcaCACTGCTGTTCTAGGTACCTGTGCATGGGAGCCATCTCCTTGTTCCTGCCTTGCTTGCTCTGCTACCCTCCGGCCAAAGGATGCCTAAAACTCTGCCGGGGCTGCTACGACCGCGTCAATCGCCCGGGGTGCCGGTGCAAGAACTCCAACACGGTCTATTGTAAACTGGAGAGCTGCCCCTCCCGGGGTCAGGGCAAACCCTCATGA